The following are encoded in a window of Bos indicus isolate NIAB-ARS_2022 breed Sahiwal x Tharparkar chromosome 7, NIAB-ARS_B.indTharparkar_mat_pri_1.0, whole genome shotgun sequence genomic DNA:
- the HARS1 gene encoding histidine--tRNA ligase, cytoplasmic isoform X1 has translation MADRAALEDLVRVQGERVRGLKQQKASAEQIEEEVAKLLKLKAQLGPDEGKPKFVLKTPKGTRDYSPRQMAVREKVFDVIISCFKRHGAEVIDTPVFELKETLTGKYGEDSKLIYDLKDQGGELLSLRYDLTVPFARYLAMNKLTNIKRYHIAKVYRRDNPAMTRGRYREFYQCDFDIAGQFDPMLPDAECLKIMCEILSSLQIGDFLVKVNDRRILDGMFAICGVPDSKFRTICSSVDKLDKVSWEEVKNEMVGEKGLAPEVADRIGDYVQQHGGVSLVEQLLQDPKLSQNKQALEGLGDLKLLFEYLTLFGIADKISFDLSLARGLDYYTGVIYEAVLLQPPARAGEEPLGVGSVAAGGRYDGLVGMFDPKGRKVPCVGLSIGVERIFSIVEQRLEALEEKVRTTETQVLVASAQKKLLEERLKLISELWDAGIKAELLYKKNPKLLNQLQYCEETGIPLVAIIGEQELKDGVIKLRSVASREEEALSPLTCLTGFLLPAEPGLMTRRRHGRSAVEHKMLIPPCPSFLARWTSEEKTLWRKSKGEQASRFASAELSKLSEESGTHTI, from the exons ATGGCTGATCGTGCGGCGCTGGAGGATCTGGTGCGAGTTCAGGGAGAGCGTGTGCGGGGCCTTAAGCAGCAGAAGGCCAGCGCGGAGCAG ATCGAGGAGGAGGTGGCAAAACTACTGAAACTGAAGGCACAGCTGGGCCCTGATGAAGGAAAACCGAAGTTTGTGCTCAAAACCCCCAAG GGCACAAGAGATTATAGTCCCCGGCAGATGGCAGTTCGAGAGAAGGTGTTTGATGTAATCATCAGCTGCTTCAAGCGCCATGGTGCAGAAGTGATTGATACACCTGTATTTGAACTAAAG gaaACACTGACTGGAAAGTATGGAGAAGACTCTAAGCTTATCTATGACTTGAAGGACCAGGGTGGGGAGCTGCTCTCTCTTCGATATGACCTCACT GTTCCTTTTGCTCGATACTTGGCAATGAATAAACTGACCAACATTAAACGCTACCACATAGCAAAAGTATATCGGCGGGATAACCCAGCCATGACCCGAGGCCGATATCGGGAATTCTACCAATGT GATTTTGACATTGCTGGGCAGTTTGACCCCATGCTTCCTGatgcagagtgcctgaagatcatGTGTGAGATCCTGAGTTCACTCCAGATTGGCGACTTCCTGGTCAAG GTGAATGATCGGCGCATCTTAGATGGGATGTTTGCCATCTGTGGTGTTCCAGATAGCAAGTTCCGCACCATCTGCTCCTCTGTGGACAAGCTGGACAAG GTGTCCTGGGAGGAAGTAAAGAATGAGATGGTAGGAGAGAAGGGCCTGGCACCTGAGGTGGCTGACCGCATTGGGGACTACGTCCAGCAACACG GTGGAGTATCCCTGGTGGAACAGCTGCTCCAGGATCCTAAACTGTCCCAGAACAAGCAGGCCCTCGAGGGCCTGGGAGACCTGAAGCTGCTATTTGAGTATCTGACCTTGTTTGGCATTGCTGACAAG ATCTCCTTCGACCTGAGCCTTGCTCGAGGACTGGACTACTATACCGGCGTGATCTATGAGGCAGTGCTGCTACAGCCCCCAGCCCGAGCAGGGGAAGAACCCCTGGGTGTGGGCAGCGTGGCTGCTGGAGGGCGCTATGATGGGCTGGTGGGCATGTTTGATCCCAAAGGGCGCAAGGTGCCCTGTGTGGGGCTCAGCATTGGAGTAGAGCGGATCTTTTCCATCGTGGAGCAGAGGCTGGAG GCCTTGGAGGAGAAGGTACGGACCACAGAGACACAGGTGCTTGTGGCATCTGCACAGAAGAAGCTGCTGGAAGAGAGACTGAAGCTCATCTCAGAGTTATGGGATGCTGGGATCAAG GCAGAACTGCTCTACAAAAAGAACCCCAAGTTACTGAATCAGCTGCAGTACTGTGAGGAGACAGGCATCCCACTGGTGGCCATCATTGGTGAGCAAGAGCTCAAGGATGGGGTCATCAAGCTGCGCTCAGTGGCCAGCAGGGAAGAG GAAGCACTGTCTCCCCTGACGTGTTTGACTGGGTTCCTGCTCCCAGCGGAGCCAGGCCTGATGACTAGAAGAAGACATGGGCGCTCAGCAGTGGAACACAAGATGCTCATACCACCTTGTCCTTCCTTCCTGGCCAGGTGGACGTCCGAAGAGAAGACCTTGTGGAGGAAATCAAAAGGAGAACAAGCCAGCCGCTTTGCATCTGCTGAGTTGAGCAAACTATCAGAAGAAAGTGGGACTCACACTATTTAA
- the HARS1 gene encoding histidine--tRNA ligase, cytoplasmic isoform X2, whose translation MADRAALEDLVRVQGERVRGLKQQKASAEQIEEEVAKLLKLKAQLGPDEGKPKFVLKTPKGTRDYSPRQMAVREKVFDVIISCFKRHGAEVIDTPVFELKETLTGKYGEDSKLIYDLKDQGGELLSLRYDLTVPFARYLAMNKLTNIKRYHIAKVYRRDNPAMTRGRYREFYQCDFDIAGQFDPMLPDAECLKIMCEILSSLQIGDFLVKVNDRRILDGMFAICGVPDSKFRTICSSVDKLDKVSWEEVKNEMVGEKGLAPEVADRIGDYVQQHGGVSLVEQLLQDPKLSQNKQALEGLGDLKLLFEYLTLFGIADKISFDLSLARGLDYYTGVIYEAVLLQPPARAGEEPLGVGSVAAGGRYDGLVGMFDPKGRKVPCVGLSIGVERIFSIVEQRLEALEEKVRTTETQVLVASAQKKLLEERLKLISELWDAGIKAELLYKKNPKLLNQLQYCEETGIPLVAIIGEQELKDGVIKLRSVASREEVDVRREDLVEEIKRRTSQPLCIC comes from the exons ATGGCTGATCGTGCGGCGCTGGAGGATCTGGTGCGAGTTCAGGGAGAGCGTGTGCGGGGCCTTAAGCAGCAGAAGGCCAGCGCGGAGCAG ATCGAGGAGGAGGTGGCAAAACTACTGAAACTGAAGGCACAGCTGGGCCCTGATGAAGGAAAACCGAAGTTTGTGCTCAAAACCCCCAAG GGCACAAGAGATTATAGTCCCCGGCAGATGGCAGTTCGAGAGAAGGTGTTTGATGTAATCATCAGCTGCTTCAAGCGCCATGGTGCAGAAGTGATTGATACACCTGTATTTGAACTAAAG gaaACACTGACTGGAAAGTATGGAGAAGACTCTAAGCTTATCTATGACTTGAAGGACCAGGGTGGGGAGCTGCTCTCTCTTCGATATGACCTCACT GTTCCTTTTGCTCGATACTTGGCAATGAATAAACTGACCAACATTAAACGCTACCACATAGCAAAAGTATATCGGCGGGATAACCCAGCCATGACCCGAGGCCGATATCGGGAATTCTACCAATGT GATTTTGACATTGCTGGGCAGTTTGACCCCATGCTTCCTGatgcagagtgcctgaagatcatGTGTGAGATCCTGAGTTCACTCCAGATTGGCGACTTCCTGGTCAAG GTGAATGATCGGCGCATCTTAGATGGGATGTTTGCCATCTGTGGTGTTCCAGATAGCAAGTTCCGCACCATCTGCTCCTCTGTGGACAAGCTGGACAAG GTGTCCTGGGAGGAAGTAAAGAATGAGATGGTAGGAGAGAAGGGCCTGGCACCTGAGGTGGCTGACCGCATTGGGGACTACGTCCAGCAACACG GTGGAGTATCCCTGGTGGAACAGCTGCTCCAGGATCCTAAACTGTCCCAGAACAAGCAGGCCCTCGAGGGCCTGGGAGACCTGAAGCTGCTATTTGAGTATCTGACCTTGTTTGGCATTGCTGACAAG ATCTCCTTCGACCTGAGCCTTGCTCGAGGACTGGACTACTATACCGGCGTGATCTATGAGGCAGTGCTGCTACAGCCCCCAGCCCGAGCAGGGGAAGAACCCCTGGGTGTGGGCAGCGTGGCTGCTGGAGGGCGCTATGATGGGCTGGTGGGCATGTTTGATCCCAAAGGGCGCAAGGTGCCCTGTGTGGGGCTCAGCATTGGAGTAGAGCGGATCTTTTCCATCGTGGAGCAGAGGCTGGAG GCCTTGGAGGAGAAGGTACGGACCACAGAGACACAGGTGCTTGTGGCATCTGCACAGAAGAAGCTGCTGGAAGAGAGACTGAAGCTCATCTCAGAGTTATGGGATGCTGGGATCAAG GCAGAACTGCTCTACAAAAAGAACCCCAAGTTACTGAATCAGCTGCAGTACTGTGAGGAGACAGGCATCCCACTGGTGGCCATCATTGGTGAGCAAGAGCTCAAGGATGGGGTCATCAAGCTGCGCTCAGTGGCCAGCAGGGAAGAG GTGGACGTCCGAAGAGAAGACCTTGTGGAGGAAATCAAAAGGAGAACAAGCCAGCCGCTTTGCATCTGCTGA
- the HARS2 gene encoding histidine--tRNA ligase, mitochondrial isoform X3, whose amino-acid sequence MPQLGLLPGRAWTVLLGLLRPPPGALCIRAVRSHSQVAEALIASQLKPHQEKSNFTIKTPKGTRDLSPQQMVVREKILDVVVSCFKRHGAKGLDTPAFELKEILTEKYGEDSGLIYDLKDQGGELLSLRYDLTVPFARYLAMNKVKKMKRYHVGKVWRRESPTIVQGRYREFYQCDFDIAGQFDPMIPDAECLKIMCEILSGLHLGDFLIKVSDRRILDGIFAVCGVPESKFHAICSSVDKLDKISWKDVRHEMVVKKGLAPEVADRIGDYVQCHGGISLVEQMFQDPRLSQNKQALEGLGDLKLLFEYLTLFGVAEKVSFDLSLARGLDYYTGVIYEAVLLQTPVHAEEEPLNMGSVAAGGRYDGLVGMFDPRGHKVPCVGLSIGVERIFSIVEQRIKTFGEKIRTTETQVFVATPQKNFLQERLKLIAELWDAGIKVAIKRENLVAEIQKRLSES is encoded by the exons ATGCCCCAGCTTGGACTCCTACCTGGGAGAGCCTGGACTGTGTTGCTTGGCCTGCTCCGGCCGCCGCCCGGTGCTCTGTGCATCAGGGCAGTCCGTTCTCACAGTCAG GTTGCAGAGGCACTGATTGCATCCCAACTGAAACCTCATCAAGAGAAGTCAAATTTTACTATCAAGACCCCAAAG GGTACCAGAGATCTTAGTCCCCAGCAGATGGTGGTGAGGGAGAAAATTCTTGATGTGGTTGTTAGCTGCTTTAAACGTCATGGAGCAAAGGGGTTGGATACCCCGGCATTTGAACTAAAG GAAATACTTACTGAGAAGTATGGAGAGGACTCTGGACTCATCTATGATCTGAAGGATCAGGGCGGAGAGCTGTTGTCATTGCGCTATGACCTTACT GTCCCTTTTGCTCGTTATCTGGCCATGAATAAAGTGAAGAAGATGAAACGCTATCATGTTGGAAAAGTGTGGCGGCGGGAGAGCCCAACCATAGTCCAAGGCCGCTACCGGGAGTTCTACCAGTGT gATTTTGACATTGCTGGTCAATTTGACCCTATGATCCCTGATGCAGAATGTTTGAAGATCATGTGTGAAATCCTTAGTGGATTGCACCTGGGGGATTTTCTCATTAAG GTCAGTGACCGACGGATTTTGGATGGGATATTTGCTGTCTGTGGTGTTCCTGAAAGCAAGTTCCATGCCATTTGCTCCTCGGTAGACAAACTAGATAAG ATATCTTGGAAAGATGTGAGACATGAGATGGTGGTAAAGAAAGGCCTGGCTCCTGAAGTGGCTGATCGAATTGGAGATTATGTCCAATGTCATG GTGGGATATCCTTGGTGGAGCAAATGTTCCAGGATCCCAGACTATCCCAGAACAAGCAGGCCCTAGAGGGGTTGGGAGACCTGAAGCTGCTGTTTGAATACCTGACTTTATTTGGAGTTGCTGAAAAG GTCTCCTTTGACCTGAGCTTGGCTCGAGGCCTGGACTACTATACAGGAGTGATCTATGAAGCAGTGCTGCTACAGACCCCAGTGCATGCTGAGGAGGAGCCCCTGAATATGGGCAGTGTGGCTGCTGGTGGTCGCTATGATGGGCTGGTGGGCATGTTTGACCCCAGAGGCCACAAGGTGCCATGTGTGGGGCTCAGCATTGGGGTAGAGCGAATCTTCTCCATTGTGGAGCAGAGGATAAAG ACTTTTGGTGAGAAGATACGGACCACAGAGACCCAAGTGTTTGTGGCCACACCACAGAAGAACTTTCTTCAAGAACGGTTGAAGCTAATTGCAGAGCTTTGGGATGCTGGGATCAAG GTGGCCATTAAACGGGAAAATCTAGTGGCTGAAATTCAGAAACGACTGTCTGAATCTTGA
- the HARS2 gene encoding histidine--tRNA ligase, mitochondrial isoform X1: MPQLGLLPGRAWTVLLGLLRPPPGALCIRAVRSHSQVAEALIASQLKPHQEKSNFTIKTPKGTRDLSPQQMVVREKILDVVVSCFKRHGAKGLDTPAFELKEILTEKYGEDSGLIYDLKDQGGELLSLRYDLTVPFARYLAMNKVKKMKRYHVGKVWRRESPTIVQGRYREFYQCDFDIAGQFDPMIPDAECLKIMCEILSGLHLGDFLIKVSDRRILDGIFAVCGVPESKFHAICSSVDKLDKISWKDVRHEMVVKKGLAPEVADRIGDYVQCHGGISLVEQMFQDPRLSQNKQALEGLGDLKLLFEYLTLFGVAEKVSFDLSLARGLDYYTGVIYEAVLLQTPVHAEEEPLNMGSVAAGGRYDGLVGMFDPRGHKVPCVGLSIGVERIFSIVEQRIKTFGEKIRTTETQVFVATPQKNFLQERLKLIAELWDAGIKAELMYKNNPKLLPQLHYCENMGIPLVVIIGEQELKEGVIKLRSVASREEVAIKRENLVAEIQKRLSES, encoded by the exons ATGCCCCAGCTTGGACTCCTACCTGGGAGAGCCTGGACTGTGTTGCTTGGCCTGCTCCGGCCGCCGCCCGGTGCTCTGTGCATCAGGGCAGTCCGTTCTCACAGTCAG GTTGCAGAGGCACTGATTGCATCCCAACTGAAACCTCATCAAGAGAAGTCAAATTTTACTATCAAGACCCCAAAG GGTACCAGAGATCTTAGTCCCCAGCAGATGGTGGTGAGGGAGAAAATTCTTGATGTGGTTGTTAGCTGCTTTAAACGTCATGGAGCAAAGGGGTTGGATACCCCGGCATTTGAACTAAAG GAAATACTTACTGAGAAGTATGGAGAGGACTCTGGACTCATCTATGATCTGAAGGATCAGGGCGGAGAGCTGTTGTCATTGCGCTATGACCTTACT GTCCCTTTTGCTCGTTATCTGGCCATGAATAAAGTGAAGAAGATGAAACGCTATCATGTTGGAAAAGTGTGGCGGCGGGAGAGCCCAACCATAGTCCAAGGCCGCTACCGGGAGTTCTACCAGTGT gATTTTGACATTGCTGGTCAATTTGACCCTATGATCCCTGATGCAGAATGTTTGAAGATCATGTGTGAAATCCTTAGTGGATTGCACCTGGGGGATTTTCTCATTAAG GTCAGTGACCGACGGATTTTGGATGGGATATTTGCTGTCTGTGGTGTTCCTGAAAGCAAGTTCCATGCCATTTGCTCCTCGGTAGACAAACTAGATAAG ATATCTTGGAAAGATGTGAGACATGAGATGGTGGTAAAGAAAGGCCTGGCTCCTGAAGTGGCTGATCGAATTGGAGATTATGTCCAATGTCATG GTGGGATATCCTTGGTGGAGCAAATGTTCCAGGATCCCAGACTATCCCAGAACAAGCAGGCCCTAGAGGGGTTGGGAGACCTGAAGCTGCTGTTTGAATACCTGACTTTATTTGGAGTTGCTGAAAAG GTCTCCTTTGACCTGAGCTTGGCTCGAGGCCTGGACTACTATACAGGAGTGATCTATGAAGCAGTGCTGCTACAGACCCCAGTGCATGCTGAGGAGGAGCCCCTGAATATGGGCAGTGTGGCTGCTGGTGGTCGCTATGATGGGCTGGTGGGCATGTTTGACCCCAGAGGCCACAAGGTGCCATGTGTGGGGCTCAGCATTGGGGTAGAGCGAATCTTCTCCATTGTGGAGCAGAGGATAAAG ACTTTTGGTGAGAAGATACGGACCACAGAGACCCAAGTGTTTGTGGCCACACCACAGAAGAACTTTCTTCAAGAACGGTTGAAGCTAATTGCAGAGCTTTGGGATGCTGGGATCAAG GCAGAGCTGATGTATAAGAACAACCCTAAACTACTACCCCAACTGCACTACTGTGAGAACATGGGAATTCCACTGGTGGTCATTATTGGTGAGCAAGAACTGAAGGAAGGGGTCATCAAGCTCCGTTCAGTGGCCAGCAGGGAGGAG GTGGCCATTAAACGGGAAAATCTAGTGGCTGAAATTCAGAAACGACTGTCTGAATCTTGA
- the HARS2 gene encoding histidine--tRNA ligase, mitochondrial isoform X2 has product MPQLGLLPGRAWTVLLGLLRPPPGALCIRAVRSHSQVAEALIASQLKPHQEKSNFTIKTPKGTRDLSPQQMVVREKILDVVVSCFKRHGAKGLDTPAFELKEILTEKYGEDSGLIYDLKDQGGELLSLRYDLTVPFARYLAMNKVKKMKRYHVGKVWRRESPTIVQGRYREFYQCDFDIAGQFDPMIPDAECLKIMCEILSGLHLGDFLIKVSDRRILDGIFAVCGVPESKFHAICSSVDKLDKISWKDVRHEMVVKKGLAPEVADRIGDYVQCHGGISLVEQMFQDPRLSQNKQALEGLGDLKLLFEYLTLFGVAEKVSFDLSLARGLDYYTGVIYEAVLLQTPVHAEEEPLNMGSVAAGGRYDGLVGMFDPRGHKVPCVGLSIGVERIFSIVEQRIKTFGEKIRTTETQVFVATPQKNFLQERLKLIAELWDAGIKAELMYKNNPKLLPQLHYCENMGIPLVVIIGGH; this is encoded by the exons ATGCCCCAGCTTGGACTCCTACCTGGGAGAGCCTGGACTGTGTTGCTTGGCCTGCTCCGGCCGCCGCCCGGTGCTCTGTGCATCAGGGCAGTCCGTTCTCACAGTCAG GTTGCAGAGGCACTGATTGCATCCCAACTGAAACCTCATCAAGAGAAGTCAAATTTTACTATCAAGACCCCAAAG GGTACCAGAGATCTTAGTCCCCAGCAGATGGTGGTGAGGGAGAAAATTCTTGATGTGGTTGTTAGCTGCTTTAAACGTCATGGAGCAAAGGGGTTGGATACCCCGGCATTTGAACTAAAG GAAATACTTACTGAGAAGTATGGAGAGGACTCTGGACTCATCTATGATCTGAAGGATCAGGGCGGAGAGCTGTTGTCATTGCGCTATGACCTTACT GTCCCTTTTGCTCGTTATCTGGCCATGAATAAAGTGAAGAAGATGAAACGCTATCATGTTGGAAAAGTGTGGCGGCGGGAGAGCCCAACCATAGTCCAAGGCCGCTACCGGGAGTTCTACCAGTGT gATTTTGACATTGCTGGTCAATTTGACCCTATGATCCCTGATGCAGAATGTTTGAAGATCATGTGTGAAATCCTTAGTGGATTGCACCTGGGGGATTTTCTCATTAAG GTCAGTGACCGACGGATTTTGGATGGGATATTTGCTGTCTGTGGTGTTCCTGAAAGCAAGTTCCATGCCATTTGCTCCTCGGTAGACAAACTAGATAAG ATATCTTGGAAAGATGTGAGACATGAGATGGTGGTAAAGAAAGGCCTGGCTCCTGAAGTGGCTGATCGAATTGGAGATTATGTCCAATGTCATG GTGGGATATCCTTGGTGGAGCAAATGTTCCAGGATCCCAGACTATCCCAGAACAAGCAGGCCCTAGAGGGGTTGGGAGACCTGAAGCTGCTGTTTGAATACCTGACTTTATTTGGAGTTGCTGAAAAG GTCTCCTTTGACCTGAGCTTGGCTCGAGGCCTGGACTACTATACAGGAGTGATCTATGAAGCAGTGCTGCTACAGACCCCAGTGCATGCTGAGGAGGAGCCCCTGAATATGGGCAGTGTGGCTGCTGGTGGTCGCTATGATGGGCTGGTGGGCATGTTTGACCCCAGAGGCCACAAGGTGCCATGTGTGGGGCTCAGCATTGGGGTAGAGCGAATCTTCTCCATTGTGGAGCAGAGGATAAAG ACTTTTGGTGAGAAGATACGGACCACAGAGACCCAAGTGTTTGTGGCCACACCACAGAAGAACTTTCTTCAAGAACGGTTGAAGCTAATTGCAGAGCTTTGGGATGCTGGGATCAAG GCAGAGCTGATGTATAAGAACAACCCTAAACTACTACCCCAACTGCACTACTGTGAGAACATGGGAATTCCACTGGTGGTCATTATTG GTGGCCATTAA
- the HARS2 gene encoding histidine--tRNA ligase, mitochondrial isoform X4, which yields MVVREKILDVVVSCFKRHGAKGLDTPAFELKEILTEKYGEDSGLIYDLKDQGGELLSLRYDLTVPFARYLAMNKVKKMKRYHVGKVWRRESPTIVQGRYREFYQCDFDIAGQFDPMIPDAECLKIMCEILSGLHLGDFLIKVSDRRILDGIFAVCGVPESKFHAICSSVDKLDKISWKDVRHEMVVKKGLAPEVADRIGDYVQCHGGISLVEQMFQDPRLSQNKQALEGLGDLKLLFEYLTLFGVAEKVSFDLSLARGLDYYTGVIYEAVLLQTPVHAEEEPLNMGSVAAGGRYDGLVGMFDPRGHKVPCVGLSIGVERIFSIVEQRIKTFGEKIRTTETQVFVATPQKNFLQERLKLIAELWDAGIKAELMYKNNPKLLPQLHYCENMGIPLVVIIGEQELKEGVIKLRSVASREEVAIKRENLVAEIQKRLSES from the exons ATGGTGGTGAGGGAGAAAATTCTTGATGTGGTTGTTAGCTGCTTTAAACGTCATGGAGCAAAGGGGTTGGATACCCCGGCATTTGAACTAAAG GAAATACTTACTGAGAAGTATGGAGAGGACTCTGGACTCATCTATGATCTGAAGGATCAGGGCGGAGAGCTGTTGTCATTGCGCTATGACCTTACT GTCCCTTTTGCTCGTTATCTGGCCATGAATAAAGTGAAGAAGATGAAACGCTATCATGTTGGAAAAGTGTGGCGGCGGGAGAGCCCAACCATAGTCCAAGGCCGCTACCGGGAGTTCTACCAGTGT gATTTTGACATTGCTGGTCAATTTGACCCTATGATCCCTGATGCAGAATGTTTGAAGATCATGTGTGAAATCCTTAGTGGATTGCACCTGGGGGATTTTCTCATTAAG GTCAGTGACCGACGGATTTTGGATGGGATATTTGCTGTCTGTGGTGTTCCTGAAAGCAAGTTCCATGCCATTTGCTCCTCGGTAGACAAACTAGATAAG ATATCTTGGAAAGATGTGAGACATGAGATGGTGGTAAAGAAAGGCCTGGCTCCTGAAGTGGCTGATCGAATTGGAGATTATGTCCAATGTCATG GTGGGATATCCTTGGTGGAGCAAATGTTCCAGGATCCCAGACTATCCCAGAACAAGCAGGCCCTAGAGGGGTTGGGAGACCTGAAGCTGCTGTTTGAATACCTGACTTTATTTGGAGTTGCTGAAAAG GTCTCCTTTGACCTGAGCTTGGCTCGAGGCCTGGACTACTATACAGGAGTGATCTATGAAGCAGTGCTGCTACAGACCCCAGTGCATGCTGAGGAGGAGCCCCTGAATATGGGCAGTGTGGCTGCTGGTGGTCGCTATGATGGGCTGGTGGGCATGTTTGACCCCAGAGGCCACAAGGTGCCATGTGTGGGGCTCAGCATTGGGGTAGAGCGAATCTTCTCCATTGTGGAGCAGAGGATAAAG ACTTTTGGTGAGAAGATACGGACCACAGAGACCCAAGTGTTTGTGGCCACACCACAGAAGAACTTTCTTCAAGAACGGTTGAAGCTAATTGCAGAGCTTTGGGATGCTGGGATCAAG GCAGAGCTGATGTATAAGAACAACCCTAAACTACTACCCCAACTGCACTACTGTGAGAACATGGGAATTCCACTGGTGGTCATTATTGGTGAGCAAGAACTGAAGGAAGGGGTCATCAAGCTCCGTTCAGTGGCCAGCAGGGAGGAG GTGGCCATTAAACGGGAAAATCTAGTGGCTGAAATTCAGAAACGACTGTCTGAATCTTGA
- the ZMAT2 gene encoding zinc finger matrin-type protein 2 — translation MASGSGTKNLDFRRKWDKDEYEKLAEKRLTEEREKKDGKPVQPVKRELLRHRDYKVDLESKLGKTIVITKTTPQSEMGGYYCNVCDCVVKDSINFLDHINGKKHQRNLGMSMRVERSTLDQVKKRFEVNKKKMEEKQKDYDFEERMKELREEEEKAKAYKKEKQKEKKRRAEEDLTFEEDDEMAAVMGFSGFGSTKKSY, via the exons ATGGCGTCAGGCAGTGGG acaAAAAACTTGGACTTTCGCCGAAAGTGGGACAAAGATGAATATGAGAAGCTCGCCGAGAAGAGGCTCacggaagagagagaaaagaaggatg GAAAACCAGTGCAGCCAGTTAAGCGAGAGCTTCTCCGGCATAGGGACTACAAGGTGGACCTGGAATCCAAACTCGGGAAGACAATTGTCATTACCAAGACCACCCCACAGTCTGAGATGGGAGG atACTACTGCAATGTCTGTGACTGTGTGGTGAAAGACTCCATTAACTTCCTGGATCACATTAATGGAAAGAAAC ATCAGCGAAACCTGGGCATGTCTATGCGTGTGGAACGTTCTACCTTGGATCAGGTGAAGAAACGTTTTGAAGTAAACAAGAAGAAGatggaagagaagcagaaggattATGATTTTGAGGAAAGGATGAAAGAACTCAGAGAAGAG GAGGAAAAGGCCAAAGCCTacaagaaagagaagcagaaggagaagaaaaggagggcTGAGGAGGACTTGACATTTGAGGAGGATGATGAAATGGCAGCTGTGATGGGCTTCTCTGGCTTTGGTTCCACCAAGAAGAGTTACTGA